The window gtatggaagaggaattgttgttggaataatttgattttagactatgttagtgtttagggatatggttatgaacaaaaacacaaaagaaatattcaatttctctagggttccttgttggtcgaaccatgagggttgaatatcaatgggggattgtttttatttcaaggaaaatggcttggaaaatgatgaattaaggcgAAACAgttatgtagaaaaacaatttggtgctagtgcaccaaataaccgaatttttctataaggaactttgagggttctaatgctgaatttggctttatttaaatggtatgtggtaaattaaggtattagaggagaaatggattaatttagaggtgatttggacacaatcgccaattaatcgggtgatcgatcgaatttaatcgataccgcgattaagcggtaatcatacgtatttttgcatttacatatcaagcattagtaatttaaattagtttatatcaatttagggacaatataataaattcctcgactttgttatttgtcaaggtagtgagacgtccgaaaaaggcaaaggaattgcacttgaggactattagtccgagtgcaccctaaatctgaatttttgacacctgtgagtggattgccttcaaaacttgttttgagaaatataatgtaattgccacccatttgaatgaattatcaagtttttttatgaaaacaagtgccttgggaacaagcttttgaaaaatgaNAgtagtgccttgggaacaagcttttgaaaaatgattttatgttgtaatatgttattgctatggattcatgcactattgtattatgatgatatatatatatatatgtgtgtgtgttgtgaatgatgaatgatattgtatataatgactgtaaccgtgtgtgtgtgtaCGAGGTGGAGAATGCACATACTAGTAATGGTGGTGGCATGAGAGatagatgatgatagtgcccgtgtgcacgatgtgggggaatgTACACGAtagcactgattgtgcacgatgtggggggatgtacgtGAGCCGggagtgattatgatgatattgatgcttggagtgattatgatgatattgatgcttgtctatgtaattatgcatatctagatttatgaaatgaaaactcatgaatgtgatatatggttgacatatatgtgaaatttgacacattgtactttgagaattttcataagttttatgttgattttgttagtttagtaggatggctttttgttgagtgagggaaaatatttctcttgttgctctgttttcacTGTAGCAAAAGTCAtgctcgctgcaacgagaaactctcgggtttgaggaCTTTTCACTagaactggttctcgctgcagtgaaaaactttctatttttgggtaacaatttcgctgcagcgaaaaactttctgttttgtctcctatcttgtctaattgctgccctatttttcacttttttgctaccatatttgagcatggacttccaacatttaggacaaaatgagttaagtttaaaatgaggggtttttaatatgaatggtactaaattgcattattttgaaacaagtgcatcatgattttaaattctcccttgttgctgttgcttgttcctttccttgttcactcactgggtttatactcaccattttcaaattcatgttttcagatcacgaggcagttggtaactagggcgaggtgtccttgtagacttacgtccatcttttggtaggtgtctcagcattcggtagctgtatattcatccgagtcactccattggaagtcgagtgttattttgttttgtatagacgaacttaatgtaaattattagaatacatgttgtagacattgtatgtaaatttttaaggagtaatgccagtacgagttcgcaatgtatatcactattttgattcaaacttatgtaatatgacttagtgatattatatgaaattataagtaagataaataataggcttgcttgggtttagtggattacgtccattggacccttACCCTTgtcatggcccagaatttgggtcgtgacaatgttggtatcagagccctaggtttgTCTAGGTCCTAGAACTTCCATTTGTTGGTCCAGCGGAGAgtcgggtctttatgtggGAACTTTAGTTATAAAGTGTGAACCgcgacacattttacaaccaaatgatcacatagattccctatcttagaaaccaccttttgccttaagtatgattataatatgtgtttaatatcaggtgtttgctcttgtttAAGTAAGAAAGCCGCCTAAGACACGAGCTACCTCAAGACGAATGAAGGAGCAAGATGCTCCCATTGAGATGGCAGATAGGCCACGGGCATCTACCCAGAGAAGCCGAGGTAGATGTGGCAAGGCCACTAGGCCGGTGAGGTCGGATACGCCTGTTAGTAGGCAAGATGAGAGACAATCCTCAGGTGATGTAGATAGACACCCAACTAGGGGTACTACTATTGAGGATTTGGCGGCAGGCCTACAGAGAGTTAACCGGGTTGTAAAGATGATGGCAACCCGTATGGAGGATATACAGAGGGTAGTAGAGGGGAGAcctacagtacaagaatcTCCTAGCTCCCAAGGACATGTCGATCACCAATATCATGAGGTTGAGAGGGGTCACTTAGAGATTTCTCTTCCCGATTTCCTAAAGCTTAAAcctccatcattttcaggGTCTGATGCATCAGAGAAACCCTAGGTTTTCTTGAATAAGATGGAGAAGATATGTAAAGCTTTGGGATGCTCCAGTGTTCGGTCAGTTGAGTTAGCCGCTTTTCGATTAGAGGATGTGGCGCAGGAGTGGTATAGCTCTTTGTGTAGAGGTAGACTGACGGATGCAGCGCCATTGGCTTGGAGTGAGTTTAGTGCAGCCTTCTTAGATCGATTCCTACCACTCAATGTACGTAATGCTAGAGCTAGGGAGTTTGAGATTTTGGTACAAACTTCGAGTATGACGGTGTCGGAGTATGACATCAAGTTCACACAGTTGTCTCGGTATGCTCCCTATCTCGTTTCTactgaggagatgaagattcagaggtttATGGATAGGTTAGTATAGCCACTGTTTAGGGCTGTGGCATCTCGAGATTTCACTACCTATTCTACAGCAGTAGATTGTGCTCAGCGCATTGAGATGAGGACCATTGAGAGTAGGGCTGCGAGGGATAGAGCAAAGAGGGCCAGGACAAAGGGTTATCAGGGCCGTAGAGATTTCAGCAGTGGTGGTTCATCTTCTAGCCGTCAGGATCCACAAAGGGATTCACGATTATCCCAACAGATGAGTGACCTGCCTAATGCTAGTGTTGGGATGGGACAGAGAACTTTCAATGCTAGAAGGCAACAAGATTCGAGACAGAGTAGTCAAGTTATCCACCCTTGTAATATCTGTGGGAAGAGACATAGTGGACGATGCTTACGTACTACGGCAGTTTGTTATGGGTGTGGCCAACCCGGGTACATTAGGAGGAATTGTCCAATGGCTCATCAATCACAAGACTCGGCATGTGGTTCCACCCAGCCAGCTTTGTCTGCTCCTTCAGTTGCTACCTCATCTGGTCGAGAGGCTACTGGATCGAGAGGTAGAGGTGCTGGTACTTCCTCTCAGGGAAGGCCATATGGGTCTGGACATTAGAGTTCTGTTGATAAAGGCCAGGcaagggtgtttgctttaacgCAGTAGGAGGCCCAGACATCCAATGCCGTGGTCTTAGGTATTCTTTCAATTTGTGATATGAATGCTCGAGTCTTATTTGATCCTAGTGCTACCCATTCTAttatctctccatgttttgcatctcggtTGGGTAGAGATCGTGTTAGAAGAGAGAaacaattagtggtgtctactcctttaaaaGAGATAATTGTGGCCGAATGAGAATATGAGTCTTGTGTAGTACGAGTCAAGGAAAAGGACACTTTGGTGAATTtggtggtgttagacaccttagactttgatgtgatcttgggGATGGATTGGTTGTCACCCTGTCATGCTAGTGTGGactgttatcataaattggttagatttgatttccctggtgaaccatcatttagtattcagggggataggagtagtgctccaaccaatttgatatcggtcaCTTCTGCTAGAAGATTATTATGACAGGGTTGTATAGGTTACTTGGCCGTGGTAAGAGATACTAAGGCGAAGGTTGGAAATGTAAGTCAAGTGTCGGTGGTGAAGGAGTTCGTGGATGTTTTTCCCGAGGAGCTACCAGGTTTACCTCCTGAGcgggagattgaattttgcatagatttaattcctgacactagacctatatccatacccccatatagaatggtACCGGCAGAGCTTAAAAagcttaaggatcaattagaggatttattggataaaggcttcatccgTCCTAGTGTATCCCCATGGAGAGCATCGGtgttatttgtaaagaagaaagatgggtcacttagactgtgcattgattatcgacaacttaataaagtgacagtgaagaataagtatcaTCTCCCAAGGagagatgatttatttgatgaactacaaggagcacaatgtttctctagGATAGATCTGTgatctgggtaccatcagttgagAATCTGAAATGAAGATATACCAAAGACCAcatttcgaacaagatatgggcactatgagttcttggtgatgtcatttgggctcaCAAATGCTCCTGtagcctttatggatttgatgaactgagtgttcaagccttatttggataagttcatggtggtgtttattgatgacatcttgatatATTCGAAGAGCCAAGAGAAGCATgagcagcatcttaagatagtgctccaaattttgagagaacatcaattgtatgccaagttctccaagtgtgagttttggctcgAAAGTGTTGCATTCTTGGGGCATGTGGTATCTAAGGATGGGATATGAGtttattcaaagaaaattgaagcagtggaaaaatggccaaggccaacatcagttacgAAGATTAGAAGCTTTGTGGGTTTGGCTGGCTATTATCGTCGCTTTGTGAAGGACTTCTTCAAAATAGTCGCCCCTCTGACTAAGCTGACACGtaaggatacaaaatttgagttgtttgatgcttgtgagaatagctttgagaagcttaaggcacGTCTCATCACAGCTTCAGTGTTAAGCCTACAGCAAGGCACGGGGGGTTATACGGTGTTTTGTGATGCATCGGGGGTTGGTTTAGgatgtgtattaatgcaacatgggaaggtgattgtGTATGCATctaggcaacttaaaaggcgtgagcagaattaccccatACACGATTTGAAAATGGTagcaatcgtgtttgccttgaaaatttggagacattatttgtatggtgagaccTGCGAGATATACACGGACCACAAAAgtctgaagtatatatttcagcagagggatcttaacttgcggtaacgtagatggatggagttgctaaaggattatgattgtactattctttacCATCCCGGTAAGGCCAATGTAGTGGCGGATGCCTTGAGTCGAAAATCAATGGGAAGCTTGGCACATATTTCTACTGATAAGAAGTCATTGGTTAGAGAGATccatagcttgggagacataGGTATGCATTTGGAAGTTGCGGAGATAgatgcattgctagcacattttagagtaaGGCCTATCTTAATGGACCGAATAAAAAAAGcataaagtaaagaagagtTTATGGCTAAGCCTTAGAGGATCCTCagggaaggaaaggaaaagtgTTTACCAAAGGCATATATGGagtgttgaggtatggaaccagattttatgtgcctgatggtgatgggttgaggagagaaatattagaggaagctcacatggcagcttatgtggtacatctaggggctacaaagatgtatcaagatttgaaagaggtgtattggtgggaaggacttaagagagatgtagctaagtttgtctccaagtgcctGGTTTGTCAGCAGGTTAAGGCTGAGCATCAAAAGCCTGCAGGGCTACTACAGCCATTACCAGTACCcgagtggaagtgggaacatattgctatggactttgtaacggGTTTGCCTCGAACCAGTGGGGGATATAATTCAATTTGGATAGTAGTAGATCGATTAACAAAGTCAGCTCATTTTCTTCCGGTTAAGACTACTTACGGGGTTGCCCAATACGCTCGActttatgtggatgagatagtacGACTGCATGGTATTCTCATTTTTATAGTATCTGACAGAGGAGCTCAGTTTACTAGTAGGTTTTGGGGAAAGTTGCAAGAagcattgggcactaagttggatttcagCATAGCTTTTCACCCTCAGACTGATGGACAGTCTGAACAGACCATACAGacattggaggatatgttgagagcTTGTGTGATAGACCTTGGTGTCAAGTGGGATcaatatctacccttagtggagtttgccTACAATAATAGTTTCcaaactagcatccaaatggcaccatttgaagcattatatGGTCGAAAATgtaggtcacccattggatggctagaggtgggagaaaggaaacttttggggCCTAAATTGGTGCAGGATGCAACTGAGAAAATATGCATGATCCGTTAGAGGATGTTAACACACAAAGTAGACAGAAATCATACGCTGATAACCTACGGAGAGACTTGGAGTTCCGAGTATgagatcatgtatttttaaaagtttcgcCAACTAAAagggtaatgaggtttggcaagaaagggaagttaagtcctcggtatatagggccattcgagatcttagaaagggttggagcGGTGGCTTATCGTTTGGCATTACCACCAGACCTTTCAAATATTCATCCCGTGTTTCATGTATCCATACTTAGGAAGTACAACCCggatccatcacatgtaatacggtatgaaACCATTTAGTTGCAAGATGATCTAACCTACGAGGAACAACCGAtagctatccttgataggcaagttaaaaagctccgttcaaaggatgtagcctcaGTGAAAGTGTTGTGACGAAATCACACTAGCGAGgaggtaacgtgggaagcTAAGGATGAGATGCGGACAAAGCATCCACACCTCTTCGATATGTAAAGGTAAGCCACTctacattgaatttaaattcggggatcaaatttttattaatggGGGAGAATGTAAGACCTtatcaagctcgattaaaaaacggtattgtaccgagtggtacaactaagttaaatcgagccttgaactagttcaaatagaaattctaagagaaatttgaaaattcaaaaacccacagaatggcttagaatagtgattcggagttcaaagtccagtttggagtccatcaggaaaattgaccgattagggacaaaacggtcattttaccatttgatgataaaatggagatttttagccaagatttcatcacatttgaccaagaataattatatgaaatataattatgattattagagtataaaatgatgtttagtagtgaaaaattatgattctcggtatttttgaagcacaagggcaaaatgataattttgccactagaggactaacgagaatttttataaaacgatttttgccccatttggttaatatttatcaatattagtgttatttgagcttgaaaagtagaaataatgtgatttcggtacatttcggagtataggagtaaaatcgtaattttttcacctcgagGGTGTATctgtaaattttttgccccagcacttgtcaagaccaagggattttaattgtggtaggattggataaataccagaatatttgtggttgaaaattaagaagaaaaagtcaaaaagttaaaaaaattgggccaataagcatgtgacacgtggcatgcttgattattttattattttctatagaagtcagcccattaaatccccaattctctcaccatatttgGCCTAGGCAActagcaacaagaacaaaggaagaacaaagggaaaaacaagaaaacctaggtgaaaattcaaagaaaaagtgaagaaatcaaggaaacaagctaagtaagttaaaatttctttaattctccttgatacctagcttacccatgcttttgttcttgatttccatggttgaatattgagttatcatgatgaattcaactctgaaaaatgggtatggaagaggaattattgttggaataatttaattttagactatgttagtgtttagggatagttaagcatggttatgaacaaaaacacaaaagaaatattcaatttctctagggtttcTTGTTGGttgaaccatgagggctgaatagcaatgggggattgtttttatttcaaggaaaatggcttgaaaaatgatgaattaaggtgaaacggttatgtagaaaaaaattcggTGTTAGTGTACCAAATGActgaatttttctataaggaactgtgagggttctaatgttgaatttggctttatttaaatggtatgtggtaaattaaggtattagaggagaaatagattaattttgaggtgatttggacacaatcgccaattaatcgggtgatcgatcgaatttaatcgataccgcgattaagcggtaatcgaacatatttttgcatttaaatatcaagcattagtaatttaaattagtttatatcaatttagggacaatatagtaaattcctcaactttgttatttgtcaaggtagtgagatgtccagaaaaggcaaaggaattgcgcctGAGGACTATTACTCTGAGTGCACCCGGGATCCGGATTTTTGACACTTGTGATTGGActaccttcaaaacttgttttgggaaatataatgtaattgccacccatttgaatgaattatcaagtttttttatgaaaacaagtgtcttgggaacaagcttttgaaaaatcattttatgttgtaatatgtgattgctatgaaTTCATTCACTATtgtattatgatgatatatatatatatatgtgtgtgtgtgtgtgttgtgcatgatgaatgatattgtatatagtgactgtaaccgtgtgtgtgcacgaggTGGagaatgcacatgccggtgatggtggtggtgtgagagatagatgatgatagtgcccgtgtgcacgatgtggggggatgtacacgatagAACTgattgtgcatgatgtggggggatgcacatgatggtgccagctatgtgcacaatgtggggggattTACATGAGCCGggagtgattatgatgatattgatgtttgtctatgtaattatgcatatcgagatttatgaaatgaaagctcatgaatgtgatatatggttgacatatatgtgaaatttgacacattgtactttgagaattttcatgagttttatgttgattttgttagttaagcaggatggctttttgttgagtgagggaaaatgtttctcttgttgctctgtttttgctgcagcgaaagtCATGCtctctgcagcgagaaactcttgggtttgaGGACCTTTCACCAAAAttggttctcgctgcaacgaaaaactttctgtttctgggtaacaatttcgctacagcaaaattcattctcgctgtagcgaaaaactttttgttttgtctcctatcttgtccaattattgccctatttttcacttctttgctaccatatctgagcatggacttccaacatttaggacaaaatgagttaagtttaaaatgaggggtttttaatatgaatggaactaaattgcattgttttgaaacaagtgcatcatgattttaaactcTCTCTTGTtgtcgttgcttgttcccttccatgttcactcactgggtttatactcaccattttcaaattcatgttttcagatcacgaggtagccggtaactaggacgagttgtccttgtagacttgcgtccatcttttggtaggtgtctcggcattcggtaGCGTATATTCATTGGAGTCACTTCGCTAgaagtcgagtgttattttgttttgtatagacgaacttaatgtaaattattagaatatatgttgtagacattgtatgtaaatttttaaagagtAATGCTAGTACGAGTTCGCAAtttatatcactattttgattcaaagttatgaaatataacttagtgatattagatcgaattataagtaagataaataataggcttgcttgggtttagtggataacgtccattggacccttgcgtcgatcatggcccggaatttgggtcgtgataaATAGAAACCtaatatttccaagaaaagaaatttgaagaaattaggaaataaaatttgaaaatataaaaccataaattctaaaattcaagagttaaaaatatataccttttggctttaaaaataatgatctGAAGCTGAAAGCTCAAGTGTTGATGAAGATGGAgtagaaatggaaaataaagaaaagaaagagagattttttctttcccaCTTCTAGGGTTTGGTTGTGCTGAAAAATGGGGTTGAAAGTTGTGAGTTTGGTGCACAAAGAGGTAGGAGaaggaagaagtaagaaaagaaaggaaaggaaaagaaaaaaaagaaaaacaaaacttgATTGTTCATGGTGAAGAGGAAAATCACgttgggaggaagaagaaaatgccTTTTGGAGAGATAAGGATCAGCcatggaaaaagaagaaaagagtcaaagcttcatttggaagctttgacgaAGCTAATGGTGAAATTACTATTTAACCCTCCACGgctttcaccctttttaattaagtcctcccataatcttttaattccaatttctttctttttttcttccttaacacttgtaccaataaaatatcaagtttctACTCCACCAACGCGtctccataatatttaaatatatacttacccgctcgtgctctatttaataaaggcaCGCGAGCCCCGCTAACACTATTTTCCATCAAAATTCgttcttacttcttctccccaaCTTGGATTAGTCATATACTCCTCCTACATGACTACTTTCaacaa is drawn from Theobroma cacao cultivar B97-61/B2 chromosome 4, Criollo_cocoa_genome_V2, whole genome shotgun sequence and contains these coding sequences:
- the LOC108661564 gene encoding uncharacterized protein LOC108661564 — encoded protein: MEKICKALGCSSVRSVELAAFRLEDVAQEWYSSLCRGRLTDAAPLAWSEFSAAFLDRFLPLNVRNARAREFEILVQTSSMTVSEYDIKFTQLSRAVASRDFTTYSTAVDCAQRIEMRTIESRAARDRAKRARTKGYQGRRDFSSGGSSSSRQDPQRDSRLSQQMSDLPNASVGMGQRTFNARRQQDSRQSSQVIHPCNICGKRHSGRCLRTTAVCYGCGQPGYIRRNCPMAHQSQDSACGSTQPALSAPSVATSSGREATGSRGRGAGTSSQGRPYGSGH